A stretch of the Thunnus thynnus chromosome 7, fThuThy2.1, whole genome shotgun sequence genome encodes the following:
- the LOC137186663 gene encoding olfactory receptor 6E1-like: MRSMINSTQVSYFTLGAYFDTGVFKYLLFMVTLSLYMLIICANVLLIVVICMNRSLHEPMYLFLCSLFVNELFGSTGLFPFLLVQILSDIHTVSAPLCFLQNFVLYSYGGVEYLNLAIMSYDRYLAICCPLQYNTRMTFNKIAILIAVTWLCPMLLCFVMTSLTNSLQLCGTIIKKVYCDNYFIVKLACSDTTINNIYGLFVTSLSVFCPLILIIFTYIKILKICFSGSKQTRKKAASTCTPHLISLLNFSCGGGFEIVQSRFNMNNLPNILRIFLSLYWLTCQPLFNPLLYGLNMSKIRIICKSLVFA; this comes from the coding sequence ATGAGGAGCATGATCAACTCTACACAGGTTTCATATTTCACACTTGGTGCCTACTTTGACACTGGAGTTTTTAAATACTTACTTTTTATGGTCACTTTGTCTTTATATATGTTAATTATTTGTGCCAATGTTTTGCTCATTGTGGTTATCTGTATGAACAGAAGCTTACATGAACCTATGTACCTTTTTCTGTGCAGCCTGTTCGTAAATGAACTGTTTGGTAGTACAGGGTTGTTTCCATTCCTTCTGGTTCAGATCCTCTCTGACATTCACACTGTTTCTGCTCCCCTTTGTTTCCTGCAAAATTTCGTTTTATACTCTTATGGTGGTGTTGAATATTTAAACTTAGCCATCATGTCTTATGACAGATACCTCGCTATCTGTTGTCCTCTGCAATATAACACACGTATGACATTTAACAAAATTGCCATTCTTATTGCTGTAACATGGTTATGCCCTATGTTACTGTGTTTTGTGATGACATCCTTGACTAACTCCTTACAGCTGTGTGGGACCATTATTAAGAAAGTGTACTGTGATAACTACTTTATTGTCAAACTGGCATGTTCCGATACAACAATCAATAACATCTACGGACTCTTTGTTACTTCGCTCTCAGTCTTTTGTCCTCTAATTCTAATTATTTTCACTTacattaagattttaaaaatatgtttttctggtTCTAAACAGACCAGAAAAAAAGCTGCCAGTACCTGCACACCTCACCTTATCTCTCTGCTGAACTTTTCATGTGGAGGTGGTTTTGAAATAGTACAAAGCAGGTTTAATATGAACAATCTACCCAATATTCTGCGAATCTTTTTGTCGTTATACTGGCTCACATGCCAGCCACTTTTCAATCCTTTACTGTACGGCCTGAATATGTCCAAAATCCGCATTATATGTAAAAGTCTTGTCTTTGCTTAA